From one Mytilus edulis chromosome 1, xbMytEdul2.2, whole genome shotgun sequence genomic stretch:
- the LOC139492261 gene encoding voltage-gated purine nucleotide uniporter SLC17A9-like isoform X1 yields the protein MMTIIDKKNDGKPVEGKLWTRSERKQWAFGLFLGCTVLYSCRTVTPLCVAVMAKEFDWDKTQSGSILGCFFWGYTMTQFLGGYLSDKVGGDVVVPIAACFWSILTFWTPQFAYLSTDKYVTLHILVLSRVLLGMFQGFHYPSVSSIISRKVSEHERSLTYSFICSGSHLGTLISGSIGSILLERYGWQSVFYFVGVCSILWMLGMRYILIAKHRKKYLPFIMAENLADKPIKKDQEKVPWLTLFVKPAFWSLMVGHFCENNAFYILLSWLPTYFHENFPDAKGWVFNVVPWIVSMFSSVFSGWLADHLLEKGYSVTFVRKFIETISLGGTALGLILLSYMTTFGGALFCMAIAVACCGFHNSGILVNPQDIAPKHAGSVFGIMNMAGAIPGFVGVYMAGHILEATKSWAAVFNQTAGVCIFGCIVYLLFGTGKRII from the exons ATGATGACAATCATTGACAAGAAAAATGACGGAAAACCTGTTGAAGGCAAATTGTGGACAAG ATCTGAACGTAAACAATGGGCCTTTGGATTATTTTTGGGATGCACTGTACTATATTCATGTCGAACAGTTACTCCATTATGTGTGGCAGTTATGGCAAAGGAATTTGACTGGGACAAAACACAGTCG ggTTCAATTCTTGGTTGTTTTTTCTGGGGTTACACAATGACCCAGTTTTTAGGAGGTTACCTGAGTGACAAAGTGGGAGGAGATGTTGTTGTTCCTATAGCAGCATGTTTCTGGTCAATTCTGACTTTCTGGACACCTCAATTTGCTTATTTATCTACAGATAAATATGTCACACTTCATATATTAGTGCTATCAAGGGTTTTACTGGGAATGTTTCAAG GTTTCCATTATCCTAGTGTAAGTTCCATCATATCAAGAAAAGTTTCGGAGCACGAGCGTTCTTTAACCTACAGCTTTATCTGTTCAGGATCACACCTTGG GACCCTGATTAGTGGTAGTATAGGATCCATATTACTAGAGAGATATGGATGGCAGAGTGTATTTTACTTTGTTG GTGTTTGTAGCATTTTATGGATGTTAGGAATGAGATATATATTGATAGCAAAGCATAGAAAAAAGTACTTGCCTTTCATCATGGCAGAGAATTTAGCAGATAAACCCATCAAAAAGGACCAGGAGAAAGTGCCATGGTTGACATTATTTGTTAAACCTGCATTTTG gtCTCTTATGGTCGGacatttctgtgaaaataatgcATTTTATATTCTGTTGTCATGGTTACCAActtattttcatgaaaatttcCCAGACGCCAAG GGATGGGTATTTAATGTAGTACCATGGATTGTGTCCATGTTTAGTTCAGTGTTTAGTGGCTGGTTGGCTGATCATTTACTAGAAAAAG gttatTCAGTTACATTTGTAAgaaaatttattgag aCTATTTCCTTGGGTGGCACAGCTTTAGGATTGATATTATTATCATACATGACAACTTTTGGTGGTGCGTTATTTTGTATGGCCATTGCAGTGGCCTGTTGTGGCTTTCATAATAGTGGTATACTTGTAAACCCACAAGATATAGCACCCAAACATGCTGGATCAGTGTTTG GTATAATGAACATGGCAGGTGCAATACCAG GTTTTGTTGGAGTATATATGGCAGGTCACATTTTAGAGGCCACCAAGAGTTGGGCAGCAGTATTTAACCAGACAGCTGGAGTTTGTATTTTTGGCTGTATCGTTTACTTACTATTCGGTACAGGGAAAcggataatataa
- the LOC139492261 gene encoding voltage-gated purine nucleotide uniporter SLC17A9-like isoform X2 produces MMTIIDKKNDGKPVEGKLWTRSERKQWAFGLFLGCTVLYSCRTVTPLCVAVMAKEFDWDKTQSGSILGCFFWGYTMTQFLGGYLSDKVGGDVVVPIAACFWSILTFWTPQFAYLSTDKYVTLHILVLSRVLLGMFQGFHYPSVSSIISRKVSEHERSLTYSFICSGSHLGTLISGSIGSILLERYGWQSVFYFVGVCSILWMLGMRYILIAKHRKKYLPFIMAENLADKPIKKDQEKVPWLTLFVKPAFWGLLVGHFSHANSFFILLSWAPTYFHENYPNAKGWVFNVVPWIVSMFSSVFSGWLADHLLEKGYSVTFVRKFIETISLGGTALGLILLSYMTTFGGALFCMAIAVACCGFHNSGILVNPQDIAPKHAGSVFGIMNMAGAIPGFVGVYMAGHILEATKSWAAVFNQTAGVCIFGCIVYLLFGTGKRII; encoded by the exons ATGATGACAATCATTGACAAGAAAAATGACGGAAAACCTGTTGAAGGCAAATTGTGGACAAG ATCTGAACGTAAACAATGGGCCTTTGGATTATTTTTGGGATGCACTGTACTATATTCATGTCGAACAGTTACTCCATTATGTGTGGCAGTTATGGCAAAGGAATTTGACTGGGACAAAACACAGTCG ggTTCAATTCTTGGTTGTTTTTTCTGGGGTTACACAATGACCCAGTTTTTAGGAGGTTACCTGAGTGACAAAGTGGGAGGAGATGTTGTTGTTCCTATAGCAGCATGTTTCTGGTCAATTCTGACTTTCTGGACACCTCAATTTGCTTATTTATCTACAGATAAATATGTCACACTTCATATATTAGTGCTATCAAGGGTTTTACTGGGAATGTTTCAAG GTTTCCATTATCCTAGTGTAAGTTCCATCATATCAAGAAAAGTTTCGGAGCACGAGCGTTCTTTAACCTACAGCTTTATCTGTTCAGGATCACACCTTGG GACCCTGATTAGTGGTAGTATAGGATCCATATTACTAGAGAGATATGGATGGCAGAGTGTATTTTACTTTGTTG GTGTTTGTAGCATTTTATGGATGTTAGGAATGAGATATATATTGATAGCAAAGCATAGAAAAAAGTACTTGCCTTTCATCATGGCAGAGAATTTAGCAGATAAACCCATCAAAAAGGACCAGGAGAAAGTGCCATGGTTGACATTATTTGTTAAACCTGCATTTTG gGGTTTATTAGTAGGACATTTTAGTCATGCTAATTCCTTCTTCATCCTGTTATCATGGGCACCAACCTATTTTCATGAGAATTACCCTAATGCAAAG GGATGGGTATTTAATGTAGTACCATGGATTGTGTCCATGTTTAGTTCAGTGTTTAGTGGCTGGTTGGCTGATCATTTACTAGAAAAAG gttatTCAGTTACATTTGTAAgaaaatttattgag aCTATTTCCTTGGGTGGCACAGCTTTAGGATTGATATTATTATCATACATGACAACTTTTGGTGGTGCGTTATTTTGTATGGCCATTGCAGTGGCCTGTTGTGGCTTTCATAATAGTGGTATACTTGTAAACCCACAAGATATAGCACCCAAACATGCTGGATCAGTGTTTG GTATAATGAACATGGCAGGTGCAATACCAG GTTTTGTTGGAGTATATATGGCAGGTCACATTTTAGAGGCCACCAAGAGTTGGGCAGCAGTATTTAACCAGACAGCTGGAGTTTGTATTTTTGGCTGTATCGTTTACTTACTATTCGGTACAGGGAAAcggataatataa